From Pseudomonas sp. G2-4:
GCAAGGAAGCCATGTGGGGCATGATGACCCTGTTCATCATCCTCGGCGGCATTCTCTCGGGCGTTTTCACCGCCACTGAATCGGCCGCCATTGCCGTGGTGTGGGCGTTCTTCGTGACCATGTGCATCTATCGCGACTACAAGTGGAGCGAGCTGCCAAAACTGATGCACCGCACGGTACGCACCATTTCCATCGTGATGATCCTGATCGGCTTCGCCGCCAGCTTCGGCTACATCATGACGCTGATGGAGATCCCGGCGAAAATCACCACGATGTTCCTGACGCTGTCGGATAACCGTTATGTGATCCTGATGTGCATCAACGTGATGTTGCTGCTGCTGGGCACCGTGATGGACATGGCGCCGCTGATCCTGATCCTGACGCCGATCCTGATGCCGGTGATCGTGGGCATTGGTGTGGACCCGGTGCAGTTCGGCATGATCATGCTGGTGAACCTGGGTATCGGCCTGATTACCCCGCCGGTGGGCGCAGTGCTGTTCGTGGGCTCCGCCATTGGCAAGGTCAGCATCGAAAGCACCGTCAAGGCCCTGTTGCCGTTCTACGCCATGCTGTTCGTGGTGCTGCTGCTCGTGACCTACATCCCCGCCATTTCCCTGTGGTTGCCGAATCTGGTGTTGTAATCCCATCAGCCAGCAAGCCCCCTTGTGGCGAGGGAGCTTGCTCCCGCTGGACTGCGCAGCAGGCCCATCCGGTTTCAGCACATGGCGTCTGCTGCGCAGCCGAGCGGGAGCAAGCTCCCTCGCCACAAAAGCTTCCCCACTCGACAGACACAACCCACCATGACGCCACCCCTTCTCCACCTCGAAGACGAACTGACCCGCCTCACCCTGGCCCCGCACCTGGGCGCCAGCCTGGTCGAATGGACCTTGCGTAGCAGCGGCGCCCCGCTGTTACGTCCTCCCGCGCCTCAAGCCCTGGAAAACCGCCTGCCGGGCAAACTTGGCTGCTTCCCTCTGGTCCCGTGGTCGAACCGGATCGCCAAGGGCGGTTTCGATTGCCCTGGCGGCTGGCTCGCCCTGGAAGCCAACAGCCCCAACGATCCGTTTCCGATCCACGGCAGCGCCTGGCAACAACCGTGGCAGGTGATCGAGCAGAGTCCCCAACAAGTGTTGCTGCAACTCGACAGCCAGCAGCCATTCGCCTACTGCGCCAGCCTACGGATCCGCTTGAATGGCGGTCAGTTGCAAATCGCAATGCACGTCACCCACCTGGCCGAACAGGCCGCGTGGCACGGGCTGGGCTTGCATCCGTATTTTCCGCGCACCGCCGGCACTCGCCTGCAAACTCGCGCCAGCGAAGTCTGGATGTGTGATGCCTCGAAACTGCCGACAGAACTTCGGAAGATTCCTGAAAATTGGGATTTCCAGCAGCCCCGATTGCTGCCGGATACGCTCGTGGACAACGGCTTCGGCGGTTGGGACGGGCAGTGCCTGATCCAGCAACCGGACTTGGGTTATAAACTGGAATGCCGGGCCAGTGGCAGCGACTATTTCCTGCTGTACTGCCCGGTGGGCATGGCGTTCTTTTGCATCGAACCGGTCAGCCATCCGGTCAATGCGCACCACCTGCCAGGACGGCCGGGGTTGCGCTTGCTGGAGCAAGGCCAGTCAATCGCGCTGGGGTTTTCGATGCAGTGCCGCCCCCTGTAACCCATCCAAGCAGGTTCCCTTCACCCTGAGCCTCAGGTACCCAAGGTCAACCCATTGGCCGGCAACGGCAACGCAGTCTTGTAACGCACCTGCTTGAGGGCAAAGCTCGAACGAATGTTCGCCACGCCCGGGACCTTGGTCAGAAAGTCCATCATGAAACGCTCCAACGACTGGATGGTCGGCACCAGCACGCGGATCAGGTAATCCGGATCGCCGGCCATCAGGTAGCACTCCATCACCTCCGGCCGGTCGGAGATCGCCTCTTCGAAGTGCTGCAGCGCCTCTTCCACCTGCTTCTCCAGGCTGACATGGATGAACACGTTGACGTGCAAACCCAGCAAGTCGGCGTCGAGCAAGGTGACCTGCTCGCGAATCACCCCCAGCTCCTCCATGGCCCGGACCCGATTGAAGCACGGCGTCGGCGAAAGATTGACCGAGCGGGCAAGATCGGCGTTGGTGATGCGGGCGTTTTCCTGAAGGCTGTTCAGAATGCCGATGTCGGTGCGATCCAGTTTACGCATGAGACAAATAATCCTGTTTTTTATCGTTGTGCAGATTTTTTATCTGCAAATGATCTGAACAGCAAGCTAACAGAGAAAAATATTCTTCTGCGTCGAGCCTATGATTGTTGTAGGACAATTTCCCTTATCCAGGAAAATTCGTCAGCTAGCGCGCCCACTACAAGAAATTCACAAGATCGAGCGTAGAAAGCCATGAATACAGCGTACGAACCGCTACGCCTGCACGTTCCCGAACCCTCGGGCCGTCCCGGCTGCAAGACCGACTTTTCCTACCTGCGGCTGACCGATGCCGGCACGGTGCGCAAACCTCCCATCGATGTCGAACCTGCCGAGACCGCCGACCTGGCCCGGGGCCTGATTCGCGTGCTCGACGACCAGGGCAATGCCTTGGGCGAGTGGGCCGAGAACATCCCCGTCGAGATCCTGCGCAAGGGCATGCGCGCCATGCTCAAGACGCGGATCTACGACAACCGCATGGTGGTCGCCCAGCGGCAGAAAAAAATGTCGTTCTACATGCAGAGCCTGGGCGAGGAAGCCATCGGCAGCGCCCAGGCCCTGGCGTTGAACATCGACGACATGTGTTTCCCCACCTACCGCCAGCAAAGCATCCTGATGGCCCGGGACGTGCCGTTGGTGGACCTGATCTGCCAACTGCTGTCCAACGAGCGCGATCCGCTCAAGGGCCGGCAGTTGCCGATCATGTACTCGGTCAAGGAAGCCGGCTTCTTCACCATTTCCGGCAACCTCGCCACGCAATTCATCCAGGGCGTGGGCTGGGGCATGGCCTCGGCGATCAAGGGCGATACCAAGATCGCCTCGGCCTGGATTGGTGACGGCGCCACCGCTGAATCGGACTTCCACACTGCCCTGACCTTCGCCCACGTCTACCGGGCGCCGGTGATCCTCAACGTGGTCAACAACCAGTGGGCGATCTCCACCTTCCAGGCCATTGCCGGCGGTGAAGCCACGACGTTCGCCGGACGCGGTGTCGGTTGCGGCATCGCTTCGCTGCGGGTGGATGGCAACGATTTCATGGCGGTCTACGCCGCCTCGCGCTGGGCCGCCGAACGCGCCCGACGCAACCTCGGCCCGGCGCTGATCGAATGGGTCACCTACCGCGCCGGCCCGCACTCCACCTCCGACGACCCGTCGAAGTATCGCCCCGCCGATGACTGGAGCCACTTCCCGCTGGGGGATCCGATTGCCCGCCTCAAGCAGCACATGATCCGCATCGGCCAGTGGTCGGAAGAAGAGCACCAGGCTGTCAGCGCTGAACTGGAGGCCGAGATCATCGCCGCCCAGAAAGAAGCCGAGCAGTACGGCACCCTCGCCGGCGGCCAGGTGCCGAGCGCTGCCACGATGTTCGAAGACGTCTACAAAGAGATGCCGGAGCACTTGAAGCGCCAGCGTCAGCAGTTGGGGATCTGACATGAACGATCACAACACCAATATTGCGTTGGATACCGCCATGACCACTACCACCATGACCATGATCCAGGCCCTGCGCTCGGCCATGGACGTGATGCTCGAACGCGATGACAACGTCGTGGTATTCGGCCAGGACGTGGGTTACTTCGGCGGCGTGTTCCGCTGCACCGAAGGCCTGCAGAACAAATACGGCACCTCGCGGGTGTTCGACGCACCGATTTCCGAAAGCGGCATCGTTGGCGTGGCCGTCGGCATGGGCGCCTACGGACTGCGGCCGGTGGCCGAGATCCAGTTCGCCGACTACGTCTACCCAGCCTCGGACCAGATCATTTCCGAAGCGGCGCGCCTGCGCTATCGCTCGGCCGGCGAGTTCACCGCGCCGATGACCCTGCGCATGCCTTGCGGCGGCGGCATCTATGGCGGCCAGACCCACAGCCAGAGCATCGAGGCGATGTTCACCCAGGTCTGTGGCCTGCGCACCGTTATGCCTTCCAACCCCTACGACGCCAAGGGCCTGCTGATCGCCTCCATCGAGAACGATGACCCGGTGATTTTCCTCGAACCCAAGCGCCTGTATAACGGCCCGTTCGACGGCCACCACGACCGCCCGGTAACGCCGTGGTCGAAACACCCTTCGGCGCAGGTGCCGGACGGTTACTACACGGTGCCGCTGGACGTGGCTGCCATCACCCGTCCGGGCAAGGACGTGACCATCCTCACCTACGGCACCACGGTGTATGTGTCCCAGGCCGCCGCAGAGGAAACCGGCATCGACGCCGAAGTCATCGACTTGCGCAGCCTGTGGCCGCTGGACCTGGACACCATCGTCAAGTCCGTGAAGAAGACTGGCCGCTGCGTGATCGTCCATGAAGCCACTCGCACCTGCGGTTTTGGCGCCGAGCTGGTCTCGCTGGTCCAGGAACACTGCTTCCACCACCTGGAAGCGCCCATCGAGCGTGTCACCGGTTGGGATACTCCCTACCCGCACGCGCAGGAGTGGGCGTATTTCCCAGGGCCGTCCCGTGTAGGCGCGGCGTTGAAACGGGTCATGGAGGTCTGAATGGGCACGCACGTTATCAAGATGCCGGACATTGGCGAAGGCATCGCCGAAGTTGAACTGTCGGTGTGGCACGTCAAGGTCGGCGACATGGTGGTCGAAGACCAGGTGCTGGCCGATGTCATGACCGACAAGGCCATGGTCGACATTCCCTCGCCGGTGCATGGCCGGGTAATCGCCCTGGGCGGCGAACCCGGTGAAGTCATGGCGGTGGGCAGCGAACTGATCCGCATTGAAGTGGAAGGTGCCGGCAACCTGAAGGAGGGCCCGAAGGAATCGGTACAACCGGCTGCGGTTGTACCGGCACCGAAGTCCGAGCCAGTGGCTGTCCCTGAACCGGTCGTGGAAAAAACGGCCGCGCCAAGAACGGTTGCGCAAGCCCCGGTCGCCCGCGATCCCGAAGAACGCCCATTGGCCTCCCCGGCCGTGCGCAAACACGCGTTGGACCTGGGCATTCAATTGCGTCTGGTCCAGGGCAGCGGCCCGGCCGGGCGTATCCTGCACGAAGACCTCGAGGCCT
This genomic window contains:
- a CDS encoding TRAP transporter large permease, translated to MDALILLGSFLVLIMIGMPVAYALGASALIGAFWIDIPFQAMMIQVTGGVNKFSLLAIPFFVLAGAIMAEGGMSRRLVAFASVLVGFVRGGLSLVNLVASSFFGAISGSSVADTASVGSVLIPEMERRGYPREYATAVTVSGSVQALLTPPSHNAVLYSLAAGGTVSIGSLFMAGIVPGIMMNLCLMALCLVFAKKRNYPKGEVIPLKEALKICKEAMWGMMTLFIILGGILSGVFTATESAAIAVVWAFFVTMCIYRDYKWSELPKLMHRTVRTISIVMILIGFAASFGYIMTLMEIPAKITTMFLTLSDNRYVILMCINVMLLLLGTVMDMAPLILILTPILMPVIVGIGVDPVQFGMIMLVNLGIGLITPPVGAVLFVGSAIGKVSIESTVKALLPFYAMLFVVLLLVTYIPAISLWLPNLVL
- a CDS encoding aldose 1-epimerase, which translates into the protein MTPPLLHLEDELTRLTLAPHLGASLVEWTLRSSGAPLLRPPAPQALENRLPGKLGCFPLVPWSNRIAKGGFDCPGGWLALEANSPNDPFPIHGSAWQQPWQVIEQSPQQVLLQLDSQQPFAYCASLRIRLNGGQLQIAMHVTHLAEQAAWHGLGLHPYFPRTAGTRLQTRASEVWMCDASKLPTELRKIPENWDFQQPRLLPDTLVDNGFGGWDGQCLIQQPDLGYKLECRASGSDYFLLYCPVGMAFFCIEPVSHPVNAHHLPGRPGLRLLEQGQSIALGFSMQCRPL
- the bkdR gene encoding Bkd operon transcriptional regulator BkdR, which codes for MRKLDRTDIGILNSLQENARITNADLARSVNLSPTPCFNRVRAMEELGVIREQVTLLDADLLGLHVNVFIHVSLEKQVEEALQHFEEAISDRPEVMECYLMAGDPDYLIRVLVPTIQSLERFMMDFLTKVPGVANIRSSFALKQVRYKTALPLPANGLTLGT
- a CDS encoding 3-methyl-2-oxobutanoate dehydrogenase (2-methylpropanoyl-transferring) subunit alpha yields the protein MNTAYEPLRLHVPEPSGRPGCKTDFSYLRLTDAGTVRKPPIDVEPAETADLARGLIRVLDDQGNALGEWAENIPVEILRKGMRAMLKTRIYDNRMVVAQRQKKMSFYMQSLGEEAIGSAQALALNIDDMCFPTYRQQSILMARDVPLVDLICQLLSNERDPLKGRQLPIMYSVKEAGFFTISGNLATQFIQGVGWGMASAIKGDTKIASAWIGDGATAESDFHTALTFAHVYRAPVILNVVNNQWAISTFQAIAGGEATTFAGRGVGCGIASLRVDGNDFMAVYAASRWAAERARRNLGPALIEWVTYRAGPHSTSDDPSKYRPADDWSHFPLGDPIARLKQHMIRIGQWSEEEHQAVSAELEAEIIAAQKEAEQYGTLAGGQVPSAATMFEDVYKEMPEHLKRQRQQLGI
- a CDS encoding alpha-ketoacid dehydrogenase subunit beta, with amino-acid sequence MNDHNTNIALDTAMTTTTMTMIQALRSAMDVMLERDDNVVVFGQDVGYFGGVFRCTEGLQNKYGTSRVFDAPISESGIVGVAVGMGAYGLRPVAEIQFADYVYPASDQIISEAARLRYRSAGEFTAPMTLRMPCGGGIYGGQTHSQSIEAMFTQVCGLRTVMPSNPYDAKGLLIASIENDDPVIFLEPKRLYNGPFDGHHDRPVTPWSKHPSAQVPDGYYTVPLDVAAITRPGKDVTILTYGTTVYVSQAAAEETGIDAEVIDLRSLWPLDLDTIVKSVKKTGRCVIVHEATRTCGFGAELVSLVQEHCFHHLEAPIERVTGWDTPYPHAQEWAYFPGPSRVGAALKRVMEV